A genomic stretch from Aminobacter aminovorans includes:
- a CDS encoding ABC transporter permease encodes MISLLATRLTSVILVMLVVSALSFSIFNFLGDPVNNILGVNATLAQREELRVALGLDQSTFVQFWRFVERAVVGDFGVSYRNRQPVVDLILARLPATLELVLCATVIALAVGIPMGVYTALKPRGLLSRSLQFGSLLGISMPQFLIGMLLILVFSVELRWLSAFGRGEVVKLGWWTTGMLTTSGLKALIMPTITLAVFQVSMIMRLVRGEMLEVVRTDFVKFARARGLSDRAVYLTHALRNSLLPVITITGLQIGSLIAFAIVVEAVFQWPGMGMLILQAIEFADFPVMAAYLAFVGFSFVTINLIVDLIYLAVDPRLRAK; translated from the coding sequence ATGATTTCCTTGCTCGCCACGCGACTGACCAGCGTCATCCTCGTGATGCTGGTGGTGTCGGCGCTTTCGTTCTCGATCTTCAACTTCCTCGGCGACCCGGTGAACAATATCCTCGGCGTCAACGCCACGCTTGCCCAGCGCGAGGAATTGCGGGTCGCGCTCGGTCTCGACCAGTCGACATTCGTCCAATTCTGGCGCTTCGTCGAACGCGCCGTGGTCGGCGATTTCGGCGTCTCCTACCGCAACCGCCAGCCGGTGGTCGACCTGATACTTGCGCGCCTGCCAGCGACGCTGGAGCTGGTCCTGTGCGCCACCGTCATTGCCCTTGCCGTGGGCATCCCGATGGGTGTCTACACCGCACTCAAGCCGCGCGGCCTGTTGAGCCGCAGCCTTCAGTTCGGCTCGCTGCTCGGCATCTCGATGCCGCAGTTCCTGATCGGCATGCTGCTGATCCTGGTCTTTTCGGTCGAACTGCGCTGGCTCTCGGCCTTCGGCCGTGGCGAGGTCGTCAAGCTCGGATGGTGGACGACGGGCATGCTCACCACATCGGGTCTCAAGGCGCTGATCATGCCGACCATCACGCTTGCCGTGTTCCAGGTGTCGATGATCATGCGCCTGGTGCGCGGCGAGATGCTTGAGGTGGTACGCACCGATTTCGTCAAGTTCGCCCGTGCCCGCGGCCTGTCTGACCGCGCCGTCTATCTGACGCACGCACTGCGTAACAGCCTGCTGCCTGTCATCACCATCACCGGGCTGCAGATCGGCTCGCTGATCGCCTTCGCCATCGTCGTCGAGGCGGTGTTCCAGTGGCCGGGCATGGGCATGCTGATCCTGCAGGCCATCGAATTCGCCGACTTCCCCGTCATGGCGGCCTATCTCGCCTTCGTCGGTTTCAGCTTCGTCACGATCAACCTGATCGTCGACCTGATCTATCTCGCCGTTGATCCAAGGTTGCGCGCAAAATGA